The Hylaeus volcanicus isolate JK05 unplaced genomic scaffold, UHH_iyHylVolc1.0_haploid 12197, whole genome shotgun sequence genome has a window encoding:
- the LOC128883097 gene encoding uncharacterized protein LOC128883097 isoform X2, whose translation MVDEQFASKGRWIGHCRGMFSATHADGIDSSVQIVGLRDKIDSVLESCKRLRCIDNTELQWYAFNCLCNASLQLLRDFFTLNLNQLSVIPYEVPPDLQIIAAIPDMFSTTPSEEYRSVLKDITTRLKSSEWDSQFKDNIFLKDSRQLRLQIQKFNLDIDNARESFFDLASETFSILSKACSKNESLQPSEMKPVDQRKLQESMHEMLTRLYRNTSLAPAPLR comes from the exons ATGGTGGATGAACAGTTTGCTAGTAAAGGACGGTGGATTGGTCATTGTCGTGGGATGTTTTCAGCCACACATGCTGATGGCATCGATTCCAGTGTACAGATTGTAGGTCTACGAGATAAAATTGACTCCGTACTGGAATCGTGTAAAAGATTAAGATGTATTGATAATACCGAACTCCAATGGTATGCTTTTAACTGTCTTTGCAA CGCATCACTCCAGCTGCTTCGTGATTTTTTcacgttaaatttaaatcaactGTCAGTTATACCTTATGAAGTTCCACCGGACTTACAAATAATTGCAGCAA TACCCGATATGTTCTCCACGACACCTTCGGAAGAATATAGAAGCGTTTTAAAAGACATTACAACAAGGCTGAAATCTAGTGAATGGGATAGTCAATTTAaggataatatttttctcaaagATTCACGACAGCTACGT CTACAAATTCAAAAGTTCAATTTGGACATTGATAATGCTCGTGAGAGTTTTTTTGACTTGGCATCAG aaactttttcaattttatcaaaagcTTGTAGTAAGAATGAGTCATTACAACCTTCGGAAATGAAGCCCGTAGATCAGCGAAAATTGCAAG AATCAATGCATGAGATGTTAACGAGGCTTTACAGGAATACATCGTTAGCGCCTGCTCCATTGCGTTAA
- the LOC128883097 gene encoding uncharacterized protein LOC128883097 isoform X1, which translates to MVDEQFASKGRWIGHCRGMFSATHADGIDSSVQIVGLRDKIDSVLESCKRLRCIDNTELQWTEILEDFSSYSASLQLLRDFFTLNLNQLSVIPYEVPPDLQIIAAIPDMFSTTPSEEYRSVLKDITTRLKSSEWDSQFKDNIFLKDSRQLRLQIQKFNLDIDNARESFFDLASETFSILSKACSKNESLQPSEMKPVDQRKLQESMHEMLTRLYRNTSLAPAPLR; encoded by the exons ATGGTGGATGAACAGTTTGCTAGTAAAGGACGGTGGATTGGTCATTGTCGTGGGATGTTTTCAGCCACACATGCTGATGGCATCGATTCCAGTGTACAGATTGTAGGTCTACGAGATAAAATTGACTCCGTACTGGAATCGTGTAAAAGATTAAGATGTATTGATAATACCGAACTCCAATG GACGGAAATATTAGAAGATTTTTCTTCGTATAGCGCATCACTCCAGCTGCTTCGTGATTTTTTcacgttaaatttaaatcaactGTCAGTTATACCTTATGAAGTTCCACCGGACTTACAAATAATTGCAGCAA TACCCGATATGTTCTCCACGACACCTTCGGAAGAATATAGAAGCGTTTTAAAAGACATTACAACAAGGCTGAAATCTAGTGAATGGGATAGTCAATTTAaggataatatttttctcaaagATTCACGACAGCTACGT CTACAAATTCAAAAGTTCAATTTGGACATTGATAATGCTCGTGAGAGTTTTTTTGACTTGGCATCAG aaactttttcaattttatcaaaagcTTGTAGTAAGAATGAGTCATTACAACCTTCGGAAATGAAGCCCGTAGATCAGCGAAAATTGCAAG AATCAATGCATGAGATGTTAACGAGGCTTTACAGGAATACATCGTTAGCGCCTGCTCCATTGCGTTAA